A genomic segment from Gracilinanus agilis isolate LMUSP501 chromosome 1, AgileGrace, whole genome shotgun sequence encodes:
- the VPS28 gene encoding vacuolar protein sorting-associated protein 28 homolog isoform X1, producing the protein MFHGIPANPGMGAPGNKPELYEEVKLYKNAREREKYDNMAELFAVVKTMQALEKAYIKDCVTPNEYTAACSRLLVQYKAAFKQVQGSEISSIDEFCRKFRLDCPLAMERIKEDRPITIKDDKGNLNRCIADIVSLFITVMDKLRLEIRAMDEIQPDLRELMETMNRMSHLPPDFEGRQKVSQWLQTLSGMSAADELDDSQVRQMLFDLESAYNAFNRFLHA; encoded by the exons ATGTTTCATGGAATCCCTGCCAATCCCGGAATGGGAG ccCCTGGGAATAAGCCCGAGCTGTATGAG GAAGTGAAGCTGTACAAGAATGCCCGGGAAAGAGAGAA GTATGACAACATGGCAGAGTTATTTGCTGTGGTGAAGACGATGCAAGCCCTGGAGAAGGCATACATCAAGGACTGTGTCACCCCTAATGA GTACACTGCAGCCTGTTCCCGACTCTTGGTCCAGTACAAAGCCGCCTTCAAGCAGGTGCAAGGCTCAGAAATCAGTTCCATTGATGAGTTCTGCCGAAAATTCCGT CTTGATTGCCCACTAGCAATGGAGAGGATCAAGGAGGACCGACCAATCACCATCAAGGATGACAAGGGCAACCTCAACCGATGTATTGCTGACATTGTCTCG CTCTTTATCACTGTGATGGATAAACTCCGTCTGGAAATCCGTGCCATGGATGAG ATCCAGCCTGATCTTCGAGAATTAATGGAGACCATGAACCGCATGAGCCACTTGCCTCCTGACTTTGAGGGTCGACAGAAAGTCAGCCAGTG GCTCCAGACCCTGAGTGGCATGTCTGCTGCAGATGAGCTGGATGATTCTCAGGTCCGACAGATGCTGTTTGATTTGGAGTCTGCCTACAATGCCTTCAACCGCTTTCTGCATGCCTAA
- the VPS28 gene encoding vacuolar protein sorting-associated protein 28 homolog isoform X2: protein MESLPIPEWEEVKLYKNAREREKYDNMAELFAVVKTMQALEKAYIKDCVTPNEYTAACSRLLVQYKAAFKQVQGSEISSIDEFCRKFRLDCPLAMERIKEDRPITIKDDKGNLNRCIADIVSLFITVMDKLRLEIRAMDEIQPDLRELMETMNRMSHLPPDFEGRQKVSQWLQTLSGMSAADELDDSQVRQMLFDLESAYNAFNRFLHA, encoded by the exons ATGGAATCCCTGCCAATCCCGGAATGGGAG GAAGTGAAGCTGTACAAGAATGCCCGGGAAAGAGAGAA GTATGACAACATGGCAGAGTTATTTGCTGTGGTGAAGACGATGCAAGCCCTGGAGAAGGCATACATCAAGGACTGTGTCACCCCTAATGA GTACACTGCAGCCTGTTCCCGACTCTTGGTCCAGTACAAAGCCGCCTTCAAGCAGGTGCAAGGCTCAGAAATCAGTTCCATTGATGAGTTCTGCCGAAAATTCCGT CTTGATTGCCCACTAGCAATGGAGAGGATCAAGGAGGACCGACCAATCACCATCAAGGATGACAAGGGCAACCTCAACCGATGTATTGCTGACATTGTCTCG CTCTTTATCACTGTGATGGATAAACTCCGTCTGGAAATCCGTGCCATGGATGAG ATCCAGCCTGATCTTCGAGAATTAATGGAGACCATGAACCGCATGAGCCACTTGCCTCCTGACTTTGAGGGTCGACAGAAAGTCAGCCAGTG GCTCCAGACCCTGAGTGGCATGTCTGCTGCAGATGAGCTGGATGATTCTCAGGTCCGACAGATGCTGTTTGATTTGGAGTCTGCCTACAATGCCTTCAACCGCTTTCTGCATGCCTAA